GTGTGTCATATTTCTTGTAGCCGAACAATTAACGTATATAGGATAGATGAAAAGCTTCACTTGCAACTTTAAAAaaagctttcttttttttatacattaaattaatatcctcttttaacgaaaaaagacTAATGCATATATTAATCCTTAATTTAGCAAAGCATTTAGTTTCAAAATGTATGCGAAATTTTCGTTTTCGCGAGATCAAGTTATTTGAAAAGAAGTCGGATCGGTTTTGATCGTAATAGACGCAGGATTAatcatgattaataataactcAAGCTTTAGGTTTAATGACCGACTTAGTAATTGTCACGGCGCGGCAGATAAAAGAATCAACTACCGACACGTTAATtgagtaaattaattatgccGACTccatcaattatttataattgtattttcgtTCATTGAGTGCTTTGCTTCATTAAGTCAAACAACTGTTCTTATTTTCTAATTGGCTGCTATGCAGCACATGTAATCAAATCACGAATCTCGTTCTGTGGCCACTTCGCTTACTTTGTCGCGAAAGGCTAAAGTTCtaacaattttttgcatttatcttCTGTTATCTGGCGTTTGATTATCTCGCGAGTTTAAGTGCCACTATGTGTAGAGTCGACTATGTAGGAATACtgtctcattatttataaGCGGTACAAACATACAGAGTGTGTTGACGTCAATTATAATGACGTTCGCTAATTGATGCCTGCTTCAATGGTGGGTGGTGGGTGTTTATAACTGACCTCGAATCAGCAGCAAAATAAAtggtttttcttttacaacgTTTCGATATCCTTTCGAATCGACTACTCGTGTAGACTAATTGTAAGTCTCTGGCTTCATCTCGACTTTCAAAATAGAACATTAGGCAGTGCAGACGTTGACGGTTAATGAGCCGTTCATCCATCTGTCACTATTTTCCTCCTTAATCTTCAATGTTAATCTTCAACAGCTGGAAACTAATGCCGCGATCAACGGTCGAATATCATTAGCACACTATCGTCACAAATTCAAATTACAAACACGCGGATTAAGGAGCGTCTCTGTCAGAAAGATGTAATTTTAAGGCAAAGAATGTCATCAACTCGCTTCAACACCGCGATGCgaaattttatgctttatactataattatatgcgcattttttttttcaaattttgtacTACATTCTGTTATCTATTCATTATCACTCTTGAGTTGTTCGATATTTAAGtaacagaatatttaaaaaacgcaGAAAATAGACCTTTTAACTGCATTTTTAGGGCTTAGTGCAAGtctcaaaattaaaacaaaaactgACATGATTTCTTTAAcacatctttttattttccatattttataataataattaaaatgcttGATTATTGCGCTTATCTCGTACAATATGCGCCAGTGTTTACTTGTTCAAACAAGGTCGAGATTGTGAACCCGGAAGTGCCAAGAGTTAATGTTCTTTTCCTCGACGTTATACGTATAACGCAATCTTATCCAGTGTGATTGAATTGCGTCAATACGCGTGAGTGATCTTATGCCCTAATATCGTAACTCAGTCATTATAAGAATCATACAGTAAACAGAAATATGTAGTATAGAAGTgcggaaaatataaatattattattataaatataattattattataaatataattattatttatttaaaatttttctctttttaatatattctctattttatatttgtgttattatacatgaataaaaagattattttttttatattacttcatattattttaatatttttcaataagaggggaagagggagAGATGGAGAAAGGGAGGAtaggaaaggaagagagagggtGAGAGAGGgggtggagagagagaggggggtaGTCATTTTTATGGCGTTTTAGTATCTGTACGACATTACGTTTTTTACATCCCAAAACGGATATAAAGAGTTGAAGGTCAGAAAACAagaatttgcataataaaGTGAGTCagtttttgtacaaatattgagagagttttaaatatcaatttactgAAATTATATCAGAATATGCGAGCGAATAGAAAATGATTTTCTTGTTATAAATACCCGGCacttttctaaatttctttgtatttgttgctaaaatacaaaagtatgataaaaaagtttgatttaatgtattttgtacgtttttttttaggtGACGGTTAGATAACGTATCAATAAACAAGCCACGATGGTAAGTTACaatgacatattttattttcgttatttgAGTGCGTTTATTGTTACTCAGTATTTTtgcatcataattattttgcgcAATTCGTTTGCATTATTGCTGTcgcaaattacaattaaagtatattatgttattttctcctatttttttatgtagacTGATGATAAAACACCAACAGAATTAGACACCTTTCTACCTAACGATGGATCCAATCTTAAAGATGGCGTCTTATCCGCCAAGTAAGAttcgaatttatttcatttgaatACATATAACTAAtccaaaatgcaaattatagtaatgaattattataaattttttaaatattgcagaTACATAGTACAAGTCGCTCCGAGTCGTGATGTTGAGGGTGGATTAGGCGATGAAAAGACTTTTGATCCCTTTGCAGAACGCAAAATTGATAATCCGACAACGTAAGGactaatatcttttttaataataaatgtaacatgattgttttgttatttttatatgctatATTTGAAGCTGTAGGACTAATATGTCTATAGGGCTCTTGcatatcataatttaaattatataataattttgaataataatagaaaacaaCAGTTTCATATCTTatgctttaaattttatcaaatagaaAGCgcaatcaaaaaaattatatactacTTTTACATGATAAACATATAAGATTTACATTACGAGTagacataatataataataatattatattacaaagtaAGCGTagttatttcatcttttcgaTAATGTGTACAGTTCAATAATATGATTTTGCTTGTTAATGAATTAACTTTcaacaaattgaaatataaattacatttgtaaCTTTATTTTGGCTGTAGCTTTTTGACAATCTGGAAAACGCAAATGTGTAatcaatgtaataattatactttcaGAGATTGCGATACATTAACGCATTTATTGAAAGCCTCTCTCGGTACTGGTATACTGGCTATGCCCATAGCTTTTAAAAATGCCGGATTGCTTGTGGGTGTCTTCGCCACGATACTCGTCGCGTTCGTATGCACGCATTGCGCATACATTCTGGTgagtttatgaaaataataatctgtatttttacactagaaaaagttattgttAAAGATAGCtttgtttgtttttcaattaaataatttaattaagtaatatcTGATTGATCAGTATCCTCGTTTTCTACAGATTAAATGTTCGCACGTGCTCTACTATAAAACTCGAAAGACGGAAATGGGATTTGCGGATGTAGCCGAGGCGGCTTTCAGTATTGGGCCTCAATGGGCGAGAAAGTTTGCGACACCTTCCAGGTATTAGCTTTAAATCTACCAAATTTGTTTCTAGAGCATATCCTAAcatctattttcttttatcaaaagtgattttttcaattaagttatttaaatataaattgtttttgtttatagaTACCTTATTCAAATCAGTTTGTTCGCCACGTATTTCGGCACTTGCAGTGTATATGCGGTGATCGTGGCCGCTAACATTAAACAGATTATAGAACATTATCAAGATGCTGATGCTGGTGAATACAACATTCGATTGATCACCGCCTATTTGCTGTTGCCTTTGATTGCACTCAGTTGGGTGCCCGACTTGAAGTATCTTGCACCAGTTTCAATGGTGGCAAACATTTTTATGGGAACAGGGTTAGGAATAACGTTCTATTATCTCGTTTGGGATTTGCCACCATTGACCTCGGTGCCTTTAGTAGCATCGATTGAGAATTTTCCACAGTTCTTCAGCATCACCATCTTCGCTATGGAAGCGATCGGTGTGGTAATGCCTCTGGAGAATAATATGAAGACACCGCAACACTTTGTGGGAATTTGCGGTGTTCTCAATAAAGGAATGTCAGGAGTTACACTTATATACATTTTCCTTGGTTTTCTCGGTTATGTAAAGTATCAAGATGCAACGCTGGGTAGTATCACTCTGAATTTACCGACGGAAGAAATGTAagagtttaaaattataatagagaagtacaatttatataacgtATAGTGTTCGATTTCCTATAACGGattgtgattaatttttttcacagacCAGCACAAGTTGTCAAAATACTAATAGCCCTTGCCGTGTTCTGCACCTTTGGTTTGCAGTTCTACGTATGCCTCGACATCGCGTGGAATGGTCTGAAACATCGCTTCGAGAAGAAACCACTTTTAGCTAATTACATCATGAGAACGGTACTAGTAACTGGTGCAGGTATGTTTAGagaaatattgtatgtatgtatgtaatattttatcgttttcTTAAAGGGTTTACAATTTCTTTCTTACATCTATCTTACGTTTAGCTTACATCTACTTTACGTCTTCTTTATATGTATCTtagctaattttaattatagttgaTAGTGTGTGTGCTTATgtatacacggagaaaattttatataaaaaaattactgtgtACGGCAGTGACCGCAGACCataaaggaattataaaaatttttactatacagagaaaattttatatcaaaaattactatgtacggtagtagccgcggaccataaaggaattataaaaatttttactatgtttttcacatgtgaaacatagtaaaaattttcggtccgCGACTTCATAGTCCGCGGTTaatgccgtacatagtaatttttgatataaaattttctccgtgtatgtttttcacatgtgaaacatatagtaaaaattttcaatccgCGGCTAGTCATacatagttatttttaatataaaattttctccgtgtatatAAATCTTGTCcacatttgtataattttcagtttttttttctttctttttccactCTCCTATTGCCATTCCGTTTTCTTGTCTCATTCTTTTGtcattctctcttttctcaCTCGTATATTACATATCTTTCCCTCTTCCTCTCTACTCCCCTCTTTCATCCACTCACTCGCCCTTTTTCCCTTTTCGCCTTTCCTATATAATTCCTTGATTATATTATCTCCTCTTTTCTCCTGCATAGTATTTCCTTTCCTCCTCACTCACCCAATACTCCTTTCCTCCTCTCATTGCGTTTCCTAGTTTGAACTTTGCTATCCTCTTCATCTTCTTGCTTTTACTTTTTGTCTTTAAGTACTTTATGGTGGTACTTTACTTTTTTGGTGGTCTTGTCGTTctcatctttttatattagtaaattaattCGGTGTCgtttttgcgaaattaaaaatttcggaaaaaaatcGCTTCACAGGTTACTCCAACTGCTCAGCAAGCTCTTTTTGAATTTATGCGAAATCTTGGTTGAATAGCAACCGCAATTTCCttatcttcaaatttttttattgattaatggtttatcatttaaattatataaattataaatagtttctattataatatctttGATACTATTTCCTGCATGTTTTGTGGGATACTGCATCTTCTCAAGAGCAATATAAATCATATCAATaatttcagtaatattttttttaaatagaaagacAGAAAGAATACAGTGCTTGCTTTGCTATGCGTGCTATGCGTTTTATCTATGGCCATCGTACTTATTGTTGGTTTTTGAGCTTATGttgtttattttgcaatattaattggtttagtacacggagaaaattttatataaaaaattactatgtacaaCAGTAGCCGCGGACtatgaaggaattataaaaatttttactatgtttttcacatgtaaaataataaaaattttcgatccgcagctttataaaattttcgtgTAAGCATAGTTGGCAgtcttttaaaattgcattgcaggaaaatatacaaggtgtctgaTAATAATCACGCCTGTCTGCGGATAGAGGAGAGTAAATCGAATAGAAAAGttctttaccgttttgcaaattttgcaataattgttgagatattaattaaaaatgtttggcGAATGAGCATGGAATGTGCGCTTTAGGCGTGCCAGCGACAAGTGTCgcacactgagaaaaatggtCTGTTTGATTTAACAAACCgtctattagattttggacgAAACAGACAGATTCTGGTTAAATCCACCAGAATTcctattaatgtaataaaaacatttttctcagtgcatgataacaaaaaaagtttGGTCGGTCAGCGAAGACCGGGTGAAGACAAAAGTAACACGCGAGCAACAAGCAGACAGaaactttactttttattaccgTGCGACATTTGCCGTTGGTACGTCTAGCACACGTTTAGAGCATAAATCTCACAGTTTAGCCACGCAAAACGTGCACTTATTCgccaaacatttttaattaatatctcaataattattttaaaatttgcaaaacggtaaaaaaacatttctgtTCACTTTACTCTCTTCTACCCTCTTACAAGCGggttattaatgtataaatatgcaGCAATATGTTGCaaattgcatactttttcttaaaaacaaccatgcattttttttgtacCAATCGATTTGTCTCATAATTCTGCGCGTAAAAGTATTATGGTaagattatagaaaattaaatattttacgagatgttttgtatcaaaatatatcagattaagatataaaatatctcgtaaaccGTTCCATTGTTgcttattttacttataactttttatgcaaattgttATAAGGAATCTATtgtatttacataaaacaattagagtggttccatttaaaaaaattaagttgcCCTCCAAATCTGCGAAATGTCTTTATCtggaaaaattttgttagatTCATTTTATGTCCTTCTTTAAACCCtgcaacttttgtctgaaacatttttttctacaatcacattttttcaaaatatttgcatgttaagattaaaatgaatcactctgtatatatatatattgttgaatggcgaattataatattgacgTAATGTTATTGTTAGTCGATATGTTTAGTCGATAACAGTCCtttccaaataaaataattaaaataataaaaatacatttaatttaaccTCATTGAAGAATTGTAGGTAGGGAAAAGGaagtaaaagattattattttagaaacataataaacatgcatatatatataataataatcttttacttCCTTTTCCCTACCTACAATTCTTCAATGAggttaaattaaatgtatttttattattttaattattttatttggaaaGGACTGTTATCGACTAAACATATCGACTAACAATAACATTAcgtcaatattataattcgccattcaacaatatatatattctcttCTATCTGTTGTATCTCTCTATCTCTATTCTCTAACTCATTCTCTTTATCTATCCTTCctatcctcttttttttctgccgTATATTCTCTTTCTTGAACAGATAGACTATATTTTTGAAGTATCTCTTTTGGAGGCATTGCGATTTTTGATGATATCTACTTATGAAATAACTATGTGCGTTGCAGTTCTTCTCGCCGTGGCAGTACCAACGATTGAACCGTTCATCGGCCTGATCGGTGCATTTTGTTTTTCCATTTTGGGCCTCCTCATTCCGGTCTTCATTGAGACTGTAACTTATTGGGATATCGGCTTCGGATTAGGGAATTGGGTGGCTctgaagaatataattatatgcgtTATAGGCCTGATGGCGCTATTATTTGGATCACGCAGTGCAATAATGGACATAGTGAAATTGTAtgcttgattaaaaaatattatttctgtttttatttagcgcaaattttattttggcgagtgtattttttttactataattttagatCTGCTCTTAATACagttaatgatattttaaaataaatcaaacatGACTTTACGCTCGCGGGCGGGTGTCATTAAACTTGTGGGCAGGATCGCAATTTAAAGTTGTATACATTAGAGATTTCTTATACATGTTgagattttttcatatttaaaatttggagataaatgttagaaatattttcaaatcaaaTCCTCAAATCTATTCTATCTGATCCTAAAATCTAGGATTTTTTGGGGGGAAATTAGGAtgtgttttttattctttatatactTGTCATATAGCAAAGTGtagaaaattatcaaatttagaaaattctatatgattatatgtttataagtCAGAAGTTGCAAGTGTAGATTTAAAAGTAATGGCagtatttattcaataatagaCAATCGGCTGCAAAGCCAAAAACGAATTATTGCGATAAAGATATGCATATATCTCAAAAAACGTTaactttagaaaataatttttatactatgaaatatctcgcTATTTAAGTTCATGAAATAGAacataagtttttattttgtgcatttatacaaaattataattataattataattaaagcaGTCTCGAGACAATTTAACAATTGTTGAATGTGATTTCTGCAATATTATTctgcagaaaaatattttgataaaatgcatataaatataccTTTATATAAATTCGCTAAAGTTTATAACATAACAATgtattagttaatattttaatatttaatattataatgtatcaaagagaaaaatatctctattgAAAATAGTGgctaaaatattgaaaattgcattCAAATAAAAGCTACAGATTTTGTGTGAAACTATTGTGTATAATCTGTGTGGAAAACGTATTATCAAGCAGAGTATTGAGTGTAGTCTTCCtacattgcatttaaaattaatattaaaatacatacttTTTTGAAAACTGATACATATAGAAACTagatatgcatatatgtattagttttttataaaacagataaatgtttgatacaagtgaaaattatattatttatgacaaaattttacattgtcaTGACAAATTTGTAAACACACAggttaaattatgaaatataaataattttacattttgtagacaattttgttctttatttttgattgtttaattatatgtaacacGTGTTATTGCcatgatataattatactttattcagttgcaaatcattttttattttaaataatcttaaatgtCTGTtgtacaaagaaaatattttatttttttatttataaagtatatttatattatacaaatataataatatctgtGGATGTAACATTTGAATTACAAAAGCAGAATAATTTGAATGGTGTTTTATGgagtttcaatatataatgttGTTTTATGTTATCTATTCCACAATTTATTCGTGTATTCatcaatagaattaaatacCTAGGAATTA
Above is a genomic segment from Linepithema humile isolate Giens D197 chromosome 6, Lhum_UNIL_v1.0, whole genome shotgun sequence containing:
- the path gene encoding proton-coupled amino acid transporter-like protein pathetic — translated: MTDDKTPTELDTFLPNDGSNLKDGVLSAKYIVQVAPSRDVEGGLGDEKTFDPFAERKIDNPTTDCDTLTHLLKASLGTGILAMPIAFKNAGLLVGVFATILVAFVCTHCAYILIKCSHVLYYKTRKTEMGFADVAEAAFSIGPQWARKFATPSRYLIQISLFATYFGTCSVYAVIVAANIKQIIEHYQDADAGEYNIRLITAYLLLPLIALSWVPDLKYLAPVSMVANIFMGTGLGITFYYLVWDLPPLTSVPLVASIENFPQFFSITIFAMEAIGVVMPLENNMKTPQHFVGICGVLNKGMSGVTLIYIFLGFLGYVKYQDATLGSITLNLPTEEIPAQVVKILIALAVFCTFGLQFYVCLDIAWNGLKHRFEKKPLLANYIMRTVLVTGAVLLAVAVPTIEPFIGLIGAFCFSILGLLIPVFIETVTYWDIGFGLGNWVALKNIIICVIGLMALLFGSRSAIMDIVKLYA